Proteins from one Magnetospirillum sp. 15-1 genomic window:
- a CDS encoding cyclic nucleotide-binding domain-containing protein: protein MNIDVDLSPLTALIIDDSRYARSFIKTALQSFGIKTILEAGDGPTGIEILGKQPVHLVIVDHDMAPMDGIDFTRFVRAGDMVSCDDVAIIMMSAESATEVVFQARGAGVNEFLVKPMSTDSLFRRIRNALVNPKAFVRTPGFKGPDRRLLSRPPPGVAERRVAPPLPKPLPLVMPKGAVAAPRPAAAPHAPVVQAPKPAQERTGRKKFHAGQIIFNEGDPGDMAYVVESGKVTIFKTVGGQKVTLGQIGANGVFGEMALIDNEPRMASAMAAEETACLVIPMAALKSQIGKTPDLVILVLETLLYDIRKMGRELGQVRATLEKKRAGK from the coding sequence ATGAACATCGATGTCGATCTGAGCCCGCTCACTGCGCTCATCATCGACGATTCGCGCTACGCCCGGTCGTTCATCAAGACGGCGCTGCAATCCTTCGGCATCAAGACCATCCTCGAGGCGGGAGACGGCCCCACCGGGATCGAGATCCTGGGCAAGCAGCCGGTGCATCTGGTCATCGTCGACCACGACATGGCTCCCATGGACGGCATCGACTTCACCCGCTTCGTCCGGGCCGGGGATATGGTGTCCTGCGACGACGTGGCCATCATCATGATGAGCGCCGAATCCGCCACCGAGGTGGTGTTCCAGGCCCGGGGCGCCGGCGTGAACGAATTCCTGGTCAAGCCCATGTCCACGGATTCCCTGTTCCGCCGTATCCGTAACGCCCTGGTCAATCCCAAGGCTTTCGTGCGCACCCCCGGCTTCAAGGGACCCGACCGCCGCTTGCTGTCGCGCCCGCCGCCCGGCGTGGCCGAGCGCCGCGTGGCGCCGCCGCTGCCCAAGCCGCTGCCCCTGGTGATGCCCAAGGGCGCCGTCGCCGCTCCCCGTCCCGCCGCCGCGCCCCATGCCCCGGTGGTTCAGGCGCCCAAGCCCGCCCAGGAACGTACCGGCCGCAAGAAATTCCACGCCGGCCAGATCATCTTCAACGAAGGCGATCCGGGCGACATGGCCTATGTGGTGGAAAGCGGCAAGGTCACCATCTTCAAGACGGTGGGCGGTCAGAAGGTCACCCTGGGCCAGATCGGCGCCAACGGCGTGTTCGGCGAGATGGCCCTGATCGACAACGAGCCGCGCATGGCCTCGGCCATGGCCGCCGAGGAAACCGCCTGCCTGGTGATCCCCATGGCGGCGCTGAAATCCCAGATCGGCAAGACGCCCGATCTGGTCATCCTGGTGCTGGAAACCCTGCTTTACGATATCCGCAAGATGGGCCGCGAACTGGGGCAGGTGCGCGCCACCCTGGA